From the genome of Tenericutes bacterium MZ-XQ:
CCAATATCTAAAACAGTATCATATCCTTTGGTTAACTCAGCTAAGAAATCAATTCTCTTATTTCTTGCCATAATAAAATTCACGCAATTTGTTTTGTCTAGATGGACTTCTTAGTTTTCTTAAAGCTTTTGCTTCAATTTGACGAATACGCTCGCGTGTAACACCAAATTCACGACCTACTTCTTCTAAAGTATGGTTCTTTCCATCAAACAATCCATAACGTAGTCTTAATACTTTTTCTTCTCTATCAGTTAATGTCTCTAAAACTTCATCTAGTGTTTGTTTAACCATCTCTTGTAACATATACTCGTGTGGTGTCAATGCGTTTGGATCAGAGATAAAATCACCTAATGATGAATCTTCTTCCCCAACATGTGCTTCTAATGATATCGGTTCTTTAGCAATACGTTGAATATTCTGAACTTTCTCAGGTGTAATACCCATCTTATCTGCGATTTCTTCGATGGATGGTTCTCTACCTAAATCTTGAATCAGTTGTCTTTGGATTCTAATCATCTTATTGATGGTCTCAACCATATGAACTGGAATACGAATGGTTCTTGCTTGATCGGCTACAGCGCGTGTAATTGCTTGTCTAATCCACCATGTTGCATATGTTGAAAACTTGAATCCTTTTTCATAATCAAATTTGTCAACAGCTCTCATTAAGCCCATGTTACCTTCTTGAATCAAATCTAAGAATAATAGTCCACGACCAACATATCTTTTAGCAATCGATACAACCAAACGGTAGTTTGCTTCCACAAGCTTATTCTTAGCTTCTGCAGCTATTCTAATCGTTTCTTTTAATTCTTCTACATCTTGTTCTTCAAGGTCTAAGATACCTTGTTGATATTCTTCTAACTGTTCTTTTGCATAGCGCCCATTAGATACTTGAACAGCATATTTGGTTTCTAAATCATGTGTTAGTAGAGGAATCTGACCAATTTCTTTTAAATACATA
Proteins encoded in this window:
- a CDS encoding RNA polymerase sigma factor RpoD, whose product is MFVDFEKIIAQLKKKAGKDKLLSVSDVEPFAKPGSELYFEIERGLLNEDIDIALDEEYEDVEVNEEVIEEDDEFELEEDEDEPDDLSLSGLEVEEEELINIDTIASSIKIDDPVRMYLKEIGQIPLLTHDLETKYAVQVSNGRYAKEQLEEYQQGILDLEEQDVEELKETIRIAAEAKNKLVEANYRLVVSIAKRYVGRGLLFLDLIQEGNMGLMRAVDKFDYEKGFKFSTYATWWIRQAITRAVADQARTIRIPVHMVETINKMIRIQRQLIQDLGREPSIEEIADKMGITPEKVQNIQRIAKEPISLEAHVGEEDSSLGDFISDPNALTPHEYMLQEMVKQTLDEVLETLTDREEKVLRLRYGLFDGKNHTLEEVGREFGVTRERIRQIEAKALRKLRSPSRQNKLREFYYGKK